The following nucleotide sequence is from Myxococcota bacterium.
CGAGCAAGGCACAAGTGGAATCGAGGGCGTCGTTCGCCATGGTCTCCGCCGAAGGTGGGAAGGGTTAGGAGCCGAGGCCCAGGCGCTCGCGGCGGTAGCTGCCCGACTGGACGGCTTCGCACCAGTCGGCGTTGGCGAGGTACCACTGCACGGTGGCGGCGAGGCCACTGGCGAGGTCGTGGGCGGGGCGCCAGCCGAGCTCTTCCTGGGCCCGGGTGGAATCGATCGCGTAGCGCCGGTCGTGGCCCGGGCGATCGGTGACGAACTGCTTCAGGTCCGTGTACGCGCCGAGACCCGCGGCCTGCATCGCCGGGTTCTCGGCGGCGGGGTGGGCCTTCTCGAGCTCGGCGCAGATCGTGTCGATGATCTCCATGTTCGGGCGTTCCCCGAAGCCGCCGATGTTGTACTTGCGGCCGGGCTTCCCGCGCTGGAGCGCGAGCAGGATGCCGGCGCAGTGGTCCTCGACGTAGAGCCAGTCGCGCACGTTCATGCCGTCGCCGTAGATGGGCAGCGGCTTCGCCTCGAGCGCGTTGATCACCATCAGCGGGATCAGCTTCTCCGGGAACTGATAGGGCCCGTAGTTGTTCGAGCAGTTGGTGATCAGCGCGGGGAGGCCGTAGGTCTCGTGGTAGGCGCGCACCAGGTGGTCGGCGCCCGCCTTCGAAGCCGAGTAGGGCGAGTTGGGCTCGTAGGGCGTGGTCTCGTGGAACGCGCCGGTGTCGCCGAGCGTCCCGTAGACCTCGTCGGTCGAGACGTGGAGGAAGCGGAAGGCGTCCCGCTCGTTCTCGGGCCGCTCGGACACCAGGTGGCGGGAAGCCTCGAGGAGCTCGAAGGTGCCGACCACGTTGGTGTGGATGAACTCGGCGGGCCCATCGATCGAGCGGTCGACGTGGGTCTCCGCGGCGAAGTTCAGGATCGCGGTGGGCGGGTAGTCGCGGAAGAGCTTCGCCACGTCGTCGCGGTTGGCGATGTCGCCCTGGACGAAGGCGAAGCGCTCGTTGGCCTCGACTTCGCGCAGGTTCTCGGGATTGCCGGCATAGGTGAGCTTGTCGAAGACGACGATACGCGCGTCGCTCTTCGCGAGTGCCAGACGCACGAAGTTGCAGCCGATGAAGCCGGCGCCGCCGGTAACGATCCAGGTATCCATGGCGTTATACGTAGGTTCCCGAAGGGGCCACCAGGCGACTGCTCGCCTTCTTGAAGCGCTCGACTTCGTCGCGGAAGTCGCCCGTGGTGACCGGTGTGACGTTCTCGCCGGCAGCTTCGCAACGCGCTTTGCGTCGCAGCACGGCGTGGAGGATGTGGACCCAATCGCCCGGTGCGGGCGGGCTCGAGCCGGCGACCACCGTCTCCCAGTCGATCTCCTGGAAGAGCGGTCGGCCGGCGCGCTTCTCGGCATCGCCGGCGTGGATCTGAAGTGTGGCCACGATGTCACCGGGCACGTTCGGCGTCACTTCGACGATGCGCTCGAGACGACCGGGCTGGGTGAAGGCGTGACGCAGGGTGTCCGGGTGGGCCGTCGCGCCCACGACGAGCACGTCGTCTGCGGCGATGGCGCGGTCGATCATGTCGAGCAGGAAGTCCATCACGGGACCGACCGGAAGATCGGGCCGGCGCGCTCCGATCTCTTCCGCCTGCAGGAACTCGAGTTCGTTGAAGAGGACGGTGACCGGCGGCATCTCGTCGAGCACGGCCGACCAGGCGGCGACCAGCTCGCCGACCTTCCCCCCGCGGTGGATCACCTCGAGCACGAGCTTCGGGATCGCGATCTCGAGGAAGGACGTGTTCGTGAGACTCGACAGCGCGCGCACCAGCAGCTGCTTGCCGACGCTGCGCTGTCCGATCAGCAGCACCCCGGTGGGCGGGTGGGTTCCCCAGCGGCCGTACACCTCGGGATCGGTGGCGGCGCAGGCGTAGGTCTGGATTTCGTCTTTCGCGTCGGCCAGGCCACCGATGCGTCCCAGCTCGTACTGGGGCATGGGCTCCAGCCGCGCGGATTGGGACATCGGCTCGAACTTGCGCGCAAAGCTGCCCCAGATGTTCTGGGCTCGTTCTCGAAGGATCGCGGGGTCTTCCATGGGGCCGGATTCTACCGCGTCTACCGGGTCGAGAAGAGGTCGGCGAGCTTGCCGTCGACGGAGGCGTTGCGCGCGCGGCTCCGGGCCCAATCGCGCAGCTCCTTGATGCGTTCTTCGTAGGTGTCGTAGAGGGGCACGGTCTCGTCGATGGCGTTGCGAAGATCGTTGTCCGAGAGCTCGCGCGACTCGGCGAAGGCGGCGTAGAGGCCGGCGGCCACCACCTGCTCGAGTTCGGCACCCGTGAGGCGCTCGGCGGCCAGCGCGAGTTCCTCCATGTCGTAGTGGAGCGGGTCGCGTCCGCGCTTGCGCAGGTGGATGCCCAGGATCTCGGAGCGCTCGTTCGCCGTCGGCAGGTCGACGAAGAAGAGCTC
It contains:
- the rfbB gene encoding dTDP-glucose 4,6-dehydratase encodes the protein MDTWIVTGGAGFIGCNFVRLALAKSDARIVVFDKLTYAGNPENLREVEANERFAFVQGDIANRDDVAKLFRDYPPTAILNFAAETHVDRSIDGPAEFIHTNVVGTFELLEASRHLVSERPENERDAFRFLHVSTDEVYGTLGDTGAFHETTPYEPNSPYSASKAGADHLVRAYHETYGLPALITNCSNNYGPYQFPEKLIPLMVINALEAKPLPIYGDGMNVRDWLYVEDHCAGILLALQRGKPGRKYNIGGFGERPNMEIIDTICAELEKAHPAAENPAMQAAGLGAYTDLKQFVTDRPGHDRRYAIDSTRAQEELGWRPAHDLASGLAATVQWYLANADWCEAVQSGSYRRERLGLGS
- a CDS encoding ATP-binding protein, with translation MEDPAILRERAQNIWGSFARKFEPMSQSARLEPMPQYELGRIGGLADAKDEIQTYACAATDPEVYGRWGTHPPTGVLLIGQRSVGKQLLVRALSSLTNTSFLEIAIPKLVLEVIHRGGKVGELVAAWSAVLDEMPPVTVLFNELEFLQAEEIGARRPDLPVGPVMDFLLDMIDRAIAADDVLVVGATAHPDTLRHAFTQPGRLERIVEVTPNVPGDIVATLQIHAGDAEKRAGRPLFQEIDWETVVAGSSPPAPGDWVHILHAVLRRKARCEAAGENVTPVTTGDFRDEVERFKKASSRLVAPSGTYV